The genomic DNA CCAGGTGCCGGACTATTTAAACGCATCCGTCCCGGCTGAATATAGAGGATTGACAAGAGACAGCGTCAATCTTATGGTCATCGACTCTGCCAGCGGGCAATCCTATCATCGCCGTTTTGATGAAATCGGGAAATTTTTAATGCCGGGTGATCTATTGGTCTTGAACAAGAGCAGAACCATTCCTGCCGTCATCATCGGGGAACAGGATGGAAAAAAAGTCGAGGTACGGTTATCACATGCTCATTCCGGGAACCAATGGGAGGCGCTGATCGCGTCCAATGACTTCGATCAGCAAAAAGAGATTTCGTTTCCCGATGGCGTTAACGCGAAGGTGATAGGAACTGGAAGTGAAATGCCGCTCGTTATCCTGGCGTTTTCAGTCGGTGGAGCAGAGCTTTTCAATTTCTTTTATCTGCACGGAAATCCGATCAGATATGAATATATTCACACTGACTGGCCGCTCGATGCCTATCAGACTGTCTATGCATCGGCACCGGGGTCGGTGGAAATGGCATCTGCCGGAAGGGCGTTTACATGGAGGCTGCTTCAGGAGCTGAGGCAAAAGGGCGTAAAGCTTGGATTCATCCAATTGCATGCAGGGCTGAGCTACTATGGGAATGACCAATGGCCAAACCCATCCAATCACCCGGAAGCATTCGAGATCCCTGAACAGACGGCCAGCCATATTAATGAAGCAAAAAGAAATGGCCACAGGGTGATAGCTGTCGGAACAACCGTCGTCAGGACATTGGAGAGTGCGGCGACTGAAAAAGGCATGGTGAAAGCCGCGAAAGGGATCACCAATATGTATATTACGAAGGACACCGAACTTCAAATCGCCGATGGTCTTTTAACGGGCTTCCATGAACCTGAAGCAAGCCACATGGATATGCTGACGGCATTTTTACAGGAGGGCACCTTGTTGAAATCATACCAGGAAGCCATCGATCACGGCTATTTATGGCATGAATTCGGGGATATGAATTTGATCCTGCCAATGGGAGGTGTATTGGCTTGAAGTGGCACCATTGCGGAATTCAAGCAGCCGACCTGCGAAATGCCATATCCTTTTATGAACAACTTTTTGGATTTACAGTCGAAGCGCGGCTATCACTGGTGGATGAGGAAATTGCTTTTTTGAAAAGGGACGGCATAACGATTGAGCTTGTCCAAGGGGAAGTAGGTCCGGCTAAAGCGGGAAGCCTCCATATGGCATGGCAGGTGGATCATTTGGATAAATGGATGAAGAGTCTGGGACAAATGAATGTACATCCTGCAGAAGGACCGTTCCATCTTGAAAATGGATGGAAGGTCGCCTTCTTTAAAGGATCGAATGACGAAGTGATCGAACTGATGGAAATCGGCTGAAATATTACATTGTTCACATTCGGAATCCGAGCAGCCTGAAGTGGAAATCAACAAGGCAGAAAGTTTTTAGGCAAAGCAATAACAGACAAAAATTCAGAAAAGATTGACTTATCTTTTTATTCTTTGTACGCTGAAAAAGGAAATGGCAAACAAGGGATAAAGAGAGGGGAATGAAGATGTACAACAAAAAGGATTCGTCTCTTTCAGATTATGAGAAATATATAAAAACGGAAGAGTTGTTAAGCCTGCAGAAAAACGAGGAAGAGCTTTGCTGCGAGGATGAATTGACGTTTCAAACAATCCATCAGATTGCAGAGCTGCATTTTAAATTGATTATCCAATATATCCATCGGACCGATGCCCACTTGAAAAATGGAGAAGTGACCATGGCCGCCGATCAGCTTCGCCGGATCAACCTTCATGTCAAGCAGCTTCCCGATGTGTTCAACATGGTAAAGGTCATCAGTCCTCGCGACTATCATACAATCAGGCTGGCCCTTGGGAGAGGAAGCGGACAAGACTCACCTGGATTCAATCGCATTTTGGAATTGGGTCCGATTTTATGGAAGCCCTTTCAAGATATTTTGTCAAAGCGTTCGCTTTCGGTCCTTGAGCTGCATCAGCAATTTAACCAACAGCACGAACTGTTTGATTTGATGCAGGAACTCATTCAATTCGATGAAGGATTTCAATCGTTCAGGCATCACCATATTCAGATTGTCAAACGGATGATTGGCTTTGAGACGAAGAGCTTAAAAGGGATTCCTGCCAAAGCGCTGGAAAGAGGAGCGAAATTCGAGTTTTACCCAGAGCTGTGGAAGGCGATTTCCGAGTTGACGGATTTGACCGGATCCAGCTACAATCCCCAGCCGCTGCAGGATTGATTTTAAAAAATCAGAATGGGCCGCCCCCTTGAGTGCCAGGCACTCAAGGGGGCGGCCCTGATTTGTTACGATTAGAAAACTTTCGTTGTCCAGTTTTCGCAATTCCATACTTCCGTTGCCACGTCTTGATAAAATTCAGGCTCATGGCTGATGAGGAGGATGCTGCCTTTATATGCCTGCAAGGCGCGCTTCAGTTCTTCCTTTGCATCCACATCCAAGTGGTTCGTGGGCTCATCCAGGACGAGTAGGTTTGTTTCTTTGTTGATTAATTTACAAAGTCTGACCTTCGCCTTTTCTCCACCGCTCAGCACTTCCACCTTGCTTTCAATATGCTTGGTGGTCAGTCCGCATTTTGCAAGGGCTGCCCGCACTTCATATTGTGTAAAGGAAGGAAACTCGCTCCAAACCTCTTCGATGCAGGTGTTGTAATTGGAGCCTTTTACTTCCTGTTCGAAATAGCCTGTAAAAAGATTATCCCCAAGTTCAACGGAACCGCTCATTGGTTTGATTTCACCAAGGATGCTCTTTAATAGCGTGGTCTTCCCGATTCCGTTGGCACCGACAAGCGCAAGCTTCTGGCCCCGCTCCATCCGAAGGTTCAACGGCTTCGATAATGGTTCATTATAGCCGATCACCAAATCCTTCGTTTCGAAGATAAGCTTGGATGACGTGCGTGCGTGCTTGAAGCGGAATTCCGGCTTCGGCTTCTCGGCAGCCAGCTCGATCATATCCATCTTATCAAGCTTCTTCTGGCGTGACATTGCCATATTCCTGGTGGACACACGTGCTTTGTTGCGTGCGACGAAATCCTTCAGGTCGGCAATTTCCTGCTGCTGCTTTTTATAGGCCGATTCAAGCTGCTGCTTTTTGATTTCATAAACCTTCATGAAATCATCATAATCTCCGACATAGCGGTTCAATTCTTGATTTTCCATATGGTAGATCAAGTTGATGACACTATTCAAGAATGGGATATCATGCGAAATCAAGATGAAGGCATTCTCGTATTCCTGCAGATAGCGCTTCAGCCATTCGATATGCTGTTCGTCCAAGTAGTTTGTCGGTTCATCCAGCAGGAGGATTTCGGGCTTCTCCAAAAGGAGCTTTGCCAGCAATACTTTTGTCCGCTGACCGCCGCTCAAGTCTTGGACGTCACGATCGAGGCCGATTTCATCCAATCCAAGCCCGCGCGCGATTTCTTCAACTTTTGCATCGATGATATAAAAGTCATTATTGGTTAAAATATCCTGAAGCGTGCCGGACTCTTCCATGAGTGCTTCCAATTCCTCCGGGGAAGCATCCCCCATCTTGCCAAAAATATCGTTCATTTCCTGCTCAAGGTCGAACAAATATTGAAATGCCCCTTTCAGCACATCGCGAATCGACAATCCCCTTTCAAGGACAGTGTGCTGATCCAAATATCCGACCCGGACTTTTTTTGACCATTCCACTTTCCCTTCATCCGGTTCAAGCTGGCCTGTGATAATGTTCATGAACGTCGATTTTCCTTCACCATTGGCTCCGATCAGGCCAATATGCTCCCCTTTTAATAGACGAAAGGAGACGTCATTAAAAATGGCACGGTCGCCAAAACCGTGGCTTAAATTTTTCACTGTTAAAATACTCATTGCTTTGCACCTTTTTCTATGATTTTTGGCATGAAGCCAATAGGATTTTTGGTTGATGAAGCCATGCTTGGCTCCGCTTTTCTATCCTGATTATATCTGACTTCTTGTTGTGTGGAAAGGTGATTGTAGGGTTATTTTTCAATGAGTACGGCCCTGACAGGACAGCCATCGCCTTCGACCAACGACAGCGGCAGGGCGATCAATTGATAGGTTCCAATATTTACATGATCAAGGACGATGCCCTCAAGGATCTGGATGTTGTGATACTGCAGTGCATGGTGTGCAGGCAATTCTTTGCTGTCCAACGGATCGACGGAAGGAACCTCTACGCCGATCAAGTCGATCCCGCTTGAAACAAGATATGGTGCGATGTCTTCCCGCAGATGGGGAATTTCAGGAGGGAATGCACGGCGATCGGTCCAGGCACCTGTTTTGAGAAGAAGCTTAGTGGCACCTGATAAATCCAGATGTTCCAGGTCGGAGCGGCCAATGCTGCCCAATCCTGATACATCCACTACGAGCGCAGTCCCGATGAAACGCTCAAGCGGCAGGTCTGCAACCCGTTTTCCGTCCTCTTCAAAGTGGAAGGGGGCATCGATGTGCGTTCCGGTATGTGTGCTCATCCGGACCTGTCCCACATTCACAGACCCCGAATCTTCCATTTTCCAGCCCAATTGAAACTGAAAAGGGGTGTCGCCTGGCCAAACGGGTATCTCATTATGAAGCTTTTGGGATATATCAATGATTTTCATCTTATTCTTCCTTCCATTGTGTCATTAGGCAACGACATCTCGTTTGTTTTCATATTTTAAATACACTTCCTGCTCCATGATTTCTTTCAGGATTTGAACCGTTCTCCATATATCCTGATAAGAAGAATAAAAGGCGATCGGAGCAAGGCGGATCATATTAGGCGCCCGGAAGTCGGGTATCACGTGACGGTCTTTCAGCGCTTTGCAAATTCTTGCGGCTTCCTTGTGTTGAAGGCAGATGTGGCCGCCCCTTTTGGAATCGTTTGAAGGATTGACCATCTCAAAGTCATGTCCATTCAGTTCGTATTTAATCAATTCCATCATAAATCTTGTCTGTTTCAATGATTTTTGGCGTAGATTCTCGATGCCCGCTTCTTCGAATAATTCAAGCGAACCAAGCAGCGGGGCACAGCTTAATACATGAGGAGTGCCGATTTGAAAGGCCCCTGCATCATGGGAATGGTCAAGTGTATGCTCCATGTCGAATTGCTTGTCCTTTTTCGAGCTGAACCACCCTGCAAGACCGGGAGCTTTTCCTAGGTGTGACTCATGGACATAGAGCCCGCCGACTCCGCCAGGGCCGCTGTTCAAATATTTATAATTGCACCAAACGGCGAAGTCGACGTTCCATTCGTGGAGGGAGTGCGGAATCGCCCCGATGGAGTGGGCAAGGTCGAATCCGATGAAGATCCCCCGTTTATGAGCTTCTTTTGTCAGAAGCTTCATATCAAGCAGCTGTCCGCTTCGATACATAACAGAAGGAAGGAGAATCAAGGAAATATCGTCTGTCATGGCGCCGATGATGTCCTGTTCATCAATTGTCAATCCATCCCTGCTTTGCACCTGGATGAGATGCTCTTCAGGTGAAAGCCCTTTTAGAGTCAGCTGGCTTTTCAAGGCGTATATATCAGAAGGGAATGTCAATTCATCGGCCAAAATTTTGTTTCTTGATTTCGAAGGCTTAAAAAAGGTGGATACCATCTGGTGAATGTTCGTTGTGATGGAACCGGTTACAATCACTTCCTCTTTTTTTGCTCCGATGAGCGGTGCTGACTTTTCCCCGAGGGATTCGGATAAATAAAACCACGGATGTTCTCCTTGGGTCCAGCCGTCAATCCCATAATCGCGCCAAGTATCCATGGCCTTCATCAAGGAAGTCTCTGCCCTCTTGGAGAGCAGGCCGAGCGAATTTCCATCCATATAATATTGGCCGCTTTTTACATAAAACTCTTGTTTGAATTTTTTTAAAGGAT from Falsibacillus albus includes the following:
- the kynU gene encoding kynureninase translates to MKSENYRLSEEYAKELDSSDPLKKFKQEFYVKSGQYYMDGNSLGLLSKRAETSLMKAMDTWRDYGIDGWTQGEHPWFYLSESLGEKSAPLIGAKKEEVIVTGSITTNIHQMVSTFFKPSKSRNKILADELTFPSDIYALKSQLTLKGLSPEEHLIQVQSRDGLTIDEQDIIGAMTDDISLILLPSVMYRSGQLLDMKLLTKEAHKRGIFIGFDLAHSIGAIPHSLHEWNVDFAVWCNYKYLNSGPGGVGGLYVHESHLGKAPGLAGWFSSKKDKQFDMEHTLDHSHDAGAFQIGTPHVLSCAPLLGSLELFEEAGIENLRQKSLKQTRFMMELIKYELNGHDFEMVNPSNDSKRGGHICLQHKEAARICKALKDRHVIPDFRAPNMIRLAPIAFYSSYQDIWRTVQILKEIMEQEVYLKYENKRDVVA
- a CDS encoding S-adenosylmethionine:tRNA ribosyltransferase-isomerase; translated protein: MMNATPQKSFQVPDYLNASVPAEYRGLTRDSVNLMVIDSASGQSYHRRFDEIGKFLMPGDLLVLNKSRTIPAVIIGEQDGKKVEVRLSHAHSGNQWEALIASNDFDQQKEISFPDGVNAKVIGTGSEMPLVILAFSVGGAELFNFFYLHGNPIRYEYIHTDWPLDAYQTVYASAPGSVEMASAGRAFTWRLLQELRQKGVKLGFIQLHAGLSYYGNDQWPNPSNHPEAFEIPEQTASHINEAKRNGHRVIAVGTTVVRTLESAATEKGMVKAAKGITNMYITKDTELQIADGLLTGFHEPEASHMDMLTAFLQEGTLLKSYQEAIDHGYLWHEFGDMNLILPMGGVLA
- a CDS encoding VOC family protein, with amino-acid sequence MKWHHCGIQAADLRNAISFYEQLFGFTVEARLSLVDEEIAFLKRDGITIELVQGEVGPAKAGSLHMAWQVDHLDKWMKSLGQMNVHPAEGPFHLENGWKVAFFKGSNDEVIELMEIG
- the kynB gene encoding arylformamidase, yielding MKIIDISQKLHNEIPVWPGDTPFQFQLGWKMEDSGSVNVGQVRMSTHTGTHIDAPFHFEEDGKRVADLPLERFIGTALVVDVSGLGSIGRSDLEHLDLSGATKLLLKTGAWTDRRAFPPEIPHLREDIAPYLVSSGIDLIGVEVPSVDPLDSKELPAHHALQYHNIQILEGIVLDHVNIGTYQLIALPLSLVEGDGCPVRAVLIEK
- a CDS encoding tryptophan 2,3-dioxygenase family protein, with the protein product MYNKKDSSLSDYEKYIKTEELLSLQKNEEELCCEDELTFQTIHQIAELHFKLIIQYIHRTDAHLKNGEVTMAADQLRRINLHVKQLPDVFNMVKVISPRDYHTIRLALGRGSGQDSPGFNRILELGPILWKPFQDILSKRSLSVLELHQQFNQQHELFDLMQELIQFDEGFQSFRHHHIQIVKRMIGFETKSLKGIPAKALERGAKFEFYPELWKAISELTDLTGSSYNPQPLQD
- a CDS encoding ABC-F family ATP-binding cassette domain-containing protein; translated protein: MSILTVKNLSHGFGDRAIFNDVSFRLLKGEHIGLIGANGEGKSTFMNIITGQLEPDEGKVEWSKKVRVGYLDQHTVLERGLSIRDVLKGAFQYLFDLEQEMNDIFGKMGDASPEELEALMEESGTLQDILTNNDFYIIDAKVEEIARGLGLDEIGLDRDVQDLSGGQRTKVLLAKLLLEKPEILLLDEPTNYLDEQHIEWLKRYLQEYENAFILISHDIPFLNSVINLIYHMENQELNRYVGDYDDFMKVYEIKKQQLESAYKKQQQEIADLKDFVARNKARVSTRNMAMSRQKKLDKMDMIELAAEKPKPEFRFKHARTSSKLIFETKDLVIGYNEPLSKPLNLRMERGQKLALVGANGIGKTTLLKSILGEIKPMSGSVELGDNLFTGYFEQEVKGSNYNTCIEEVWSEFPSFTQYEVRAALAKCGLTTKHIESKVEVLSGGEKAKVRLCKLINKETNLLVLDEPTNHLDVDAKEELKRALQAYKGSILLISHEPEFYQDVATEVWNCENWTTKVF